The Heliangelus exortis chromosome Z, bHelExo1.hap1, whole genome shotgun sequence genomic sequence CACGTACTGGTTCTTGGGGTTGTTCCCACCCAGATGCAATGCTCTACACTTGCCCTtcttgtaattcattaaatttctccctgcccaactctccagcctttCTAGGTCCCCCTGAatagcagcacagccttctggagtgtcagccacccctcccgACTTTGtctcatcagcaaacttgctgagaagacactctgtcccatcatccCATCACtgtcattgataaagatgttgaacaggactggactcAGCATTGATACTCGGGGGACTTCCCTAGTCACAGGTCTCCATCTGGACTGCGCCATTGAATATGTTACTGAATATTTACTTAAGCAACCGATGTGCTGAACTGTTTGTTCGTGAGTTCAAGACCACGACATCCGTTTCCGCCGGTGGAGCATTACCGTCTAGAAAGATGATGCTTTCCCTCTCTACTGCTCATTTACCCCGAGACACTAAAAAACCCCTACTTGGTGCAGCCCCGCAAAGTGCTGTTCGGGAGCCGTTTTACCAGGCACCCCCCGCCTCTCTCGAGGAACCGGTGCAGCGCCTGAGCGACGGCACTTACAGCCCCCGCCCGGGGCGACCTCCCCTGCACCAGCACCGAGCGAGGCCGAAACCTTCCCGCCAGGAGCGGGGCCGCAAATCCCGGCCTGGAGAAAGGCGACTGTTTCGGCCCTTCCCAGTGCCAAGCAGTGCCAGGCGAGCCCCGGCAGGACCCTCTGTTCTCGGCGGAGCTCCGCGGACCGCTCCCCCACAGCCGCCGCCGACCCCACGGCCACCTGCACACGGCCCGCAGCTCGGCCGCCGTCTCCTCCGCGCAGCCCAGCTCCGCCGCCACGGCCGCCTCCTCCTCAGCCGCCGCTTCCGCCGACAGCGAGAGGTCGGACGGCCCCAGCTGCTGCCGCCAGCAGCGGCCGAGGGTCCCCACGCCGAAGGCTCGGGTGTACAGCTCAGCCACCTCGTACTCGGGCGCCGCCTCGGCCGCCGCCATGGCCGACGGACTCTCGCAGGGCCCGCTGGGGCCCGTAGTCCGCCTGCACTCCCGCTATCGGCCGCTGTTCCACGACGTCACGGCCGCCTCAGGCCGCACCGGCCTCTgggcgggccgggggcgggCGCGGGGACTGCTGCAGAGAGTCTCCGGGTGTGCGGGCCGAGGAGGCCGCTAGGGACGCCGTGAGGCGGCTGCCTCTGGGTGTTACCGCTCCGCCGGGTGACCTGAGGGGCGGGGCGGCGGAAAGGCTGCAGCTGGTGGTGTGGCCTGCGCGGCTGAACCGCAGCGAGCAGAGGGTGAGAGGGGCGGGGGCTGTGTGAGGTTACGGGTCCTCTGAGCTCTCGGGGAGCCTTGCCAGGCGGAGGGGCAGGTGCGGAAGGGGAAAGCGGCGTCAGAGCTCCTCCCGCGACGTTGGGAAGTGCCTAGCAGCATTCcctaaaaaaatcctttaaaataaatgaatttttaagaattaaaaatccGAACCCATTAAAAATTCACcatgtgtttggttttataGCTGTATGGTCTTTTCATTGTGCTTTACTGAAAGCTAGTGTGTTCTACCAAAGTGAAATCTTAATGTTTGCCAGCCCTTTCTTTTAGAGCAGTCAGatgtttaataaaatataatgaacAAGGTTCCTGAGGTAGATAACGCTGCACTGATGCCGTTAATGTCAAAACTCCAAGAAAATGTATCCTTTGGACCCTACCTTTCATGGGGCATCAGTGGTGCCCTCCAGTTATTCcaggaatgatttttttaaggaatataCAAAGAAGGCTGCAGTGGACAACTGCAGAATATTCTTGTgtcagaggagctgggattgcccCATTGGAACAGCGTGACAGAGCTGCACGAATGTAACCTGTTCAGAAAGACGCAGAAGCAATTATGGAATGAGCCAACCCTAATAATACCTGTTGCACAATACAGTTGAACCACTGCCTCCTCACTCGCTTCCAGATGAAATATCCTAATAcctttttaaatatgaaaatagtaCTTGAAAAGAAGGTGTGTCAGCAGGTGGTTTGTAGGTGCAGAGGTTGAAAGTAAGACCAGAAGAAGTTCATGAAAGGACACCGGGTCTTTGAAAGCTGCGCAGAAGAGGTAGGATTCCAAGACCAGAAGGTCAAGATATTTGCCTGCTGCTTTCTCAAAGTCATTAAGTGGGAGTAAGGATCTAGTAGCACAGCACTATGATAAAGGAgcatattttgctttgtttcgGAACAACCGCATGGTGTGGAAGTCCTTGTCCCTCAGCTATATTTAGACTTGCTCTGCATTTCAATACTGAATTCTTCTGTTAGCTCTCACTCACCTCTGCCTCTCAATTGCTGTCATTAATCCTCATTATGGAAGTCTTGCTAAGCTTCAGCCTATTTTTCCTGTAGTTAGTGGCAGTCTCTTGTTTCCTTCTTCAGCTACACCCTCAGCTTTCTTCATCGGTCACCTTTGCATGTCATGACGTTCCCTGACTCTGGAAGAAGCTTTGATTAAGGGCTGTTGCCCTCACTTCCTGTTGTCTCCTCCCTGAAACCTACTAGTTATTCCATGAGGGACTGTCATTCCAATTTCCAAAACTGTTCCTGCCTATTTATGTGTTTGTTATTATCTGCTATGTTCTGTTTACGTAATGAACACACCTTCCACTTTCAACATTAGCTGACATATGAAAACACCCCATTACTTATCTGATTTAGCCACATTTGGAGTGGATGCAGTGGGTCTGTATTGATCTAAGTGCAGTACTGGCATAAACATGTAGAAGCTATTTGGTCCAGGAGTACCAGAATTAAGCCCTGCTCTTCCAGAAAGCTCTTCCAGATTTCCAGTGTTCATAGAAAGGAAGTAAGATGCTGGTTTCAAAAACCTTGGGAAAACCAAATATACCAAACTGTTTGGAAATCAGTGGGGTAGAGCTTTTTTGTAGGACCACAGTATCACTGAATTCCCCAGCACAGGCCTGGTCACTGCTAATCACAGCGCTATTGCTGGGGGAAATGTGGTTTGGGAGGGGCCAGAGACTGCTGTGCTGTAATTATGAATATATCAATAATATATGAATATGCTTGGAATAATCCCCTTGGGCTGTTCAGTTAGACAAATTAATTTCCCTTGCTGCCTCTCTTCTCCCCATGACAGGTTTGATTTTGGAGTTCTTCTGtattagttaaaaaaacccagtgtaAAATAGGCAAGCCTCAAGCAGGAAGACTGGATAAGTAGAAGCTCAGTGACAGctaagttgaaaaaaaatcaaagctgttaatttttaaCCATGAGTGGATAATatgctttctgtttcatttccagACTTCAATACTAAGAAGTCATATACCTATAAAGCAACTCTGCTCACTCCAAATCCTCTTAACAACAAAGAGAGCTATTTATTTTCATAGCTTGGAATTGACCTGCCTTTCACACACTGGGCACAAGGCACACGGGCATTTCAAGTTTTCCAAGAGGTACTTACTTTTCTCTGCTAGAGAGACTTTAATAATTCAATATTAAAGCAATGAAGGATTCATAAAGAACTCAAGCAGTGTAAACCAGGCAGAAGTGCTGAAATCCAAAGAGCATCGAAAGAGCACTAGAGCTAGAGAGGTTGAGGCAGAGCAAAAGATGACTGAAAAACAACCTAATAAAAGCAACCTACATGCAAGAGGAATGAAGAGAAATTGTACCTAACATGCTACTGAAGTAATTGGGTCGGTAGTCTGTATTTCATAGTACTGTGGCATCCTGCAAACTTAAGAAGCTCATTTTCAGACCTCACATGTGCACCACACCAGCTACACTCAGTAATCACCGTGGATGGATACATAACCACTCTGAAAAACCGGTCCTAAATGGTCCAGGAAGTCTAAGGCAAGGACAATAATTAAACCCCTTAGTTTCAGGCTAATCTTTCACCACAAGAAACACCCTTTATTCCTTCCTTGATTCACATAGcctcagaaatacagaaatattcatCAAGCTAATCACATTCCAGGGCAGTATTGAATGGTATTTGCTATACAGACATAGTCTTAATAGAATGACAACGTATTCTTATGAAAGGGCAGTTTTTTGGCTTAATCATAAATTAAAGATTATGCTTTTCACATTTCTGTCTTATATCACTAAATTCAGAAAAGTCATTCAAGATACTGTGGGCTTCTACTTCAACCCAGAAAAGTCACCATGATCATCACTCATGTTCCAAGAGTGCCCTTATACTAACAAAATTAGTGATTGTGGGTAGTCTGAAAAAACTTTGGAGAAGTGCTGttaagtattatttttattcaatattttaGAATCAGCTCTCTCCTTGTTCATTATCTCAGACTTGAACTCTGTGGTACCTTTGTACTTTGGGAGACAAAGAACATTACCACTGTTTTTAGAGAATTGACTGTCTTGTCACAGAGAGCCACTGGCATTTTTCATTGTTACGTCTGAGCACTTGTAATGCTTCATTCTTAAAATGTGGTCATAGGTGGGACAACAAGGAGTTTATGTTACTTTtacaagaaagtaaaatattagTTTATATTCATACATTCATAAAGGCTCTGCACAGACCTTTATGTCTAAACATAGCACATGAAAAACTGTGCAGACAGTTTGAAAGCTTATGCTTGCCCCTCCAGAATGGTTGTACCATCATAACTTTGTTATTCTTTTATAGTTAAGGTGTCCATTCAACAGGATGGATATGGTCTATAAAATGCATTGCAGTTATTGTTTTTTTGACTCTCAGATGTACCCATAGAAGCTGGCATTTTAGGTTATGTTCTTCAGCTGatagataattatttttttcctccaagaacCTTAGTCATGAGCAAGGACCCCATATTGCCATGTACACAAAACAAAGTGAGGAAAGAGGCTCACATGGCTGCAGTTCTCTGTTTGAGTAGACAGCTGTGACACAATGTTCTGCCCAGGGTGCCAGCAGTGATGTCATACTGAGGAGTCCCTCCCTGTTCCAGTCCTATTCCAACTTGATGATAATTGTTCTTGACGGCACCTGAGGGTCTTGTCCCCATCTAACCCTTTGAACCATGTCCATAGATCATCTCtaacaaaaaaattgtgttaCTTTAAGGGCTTTCTGTTATATCAAGGGATGATACATTCTCTTCGTTGAAAGCTGGCTGCTGCCATGTATTGAGAAAATGAGTACTGGATGTTCCCTTTTGGTAGGATTAATCCCTTAGCTGAGTGCCATACACAGTCCATGTACATTTATTCTCCTCCCACCAGCAGTCAGTGAACAGAACATTTACTGGATAGCCTCTCAGTCAAAAGTGCCTACAACTGCCAAAAGAGGAGAGTGTaagaatttttcagtttgctctgcagaggagcactTCTTGTTATGTGCCTGGTGGTCTCTTACAGCAGAATTATTCCTGAAGTGGAGagatgctgtgttttcttttgtctttccaTGAGTTCATGGAAGGTGAACACCTCACCATTGAGGTGTCATGAATGAGATTATGTAGAAACAGcattgtttttataaaaaagctGACTGGAAGAATCATGCTTCAGGTGGGTTTAGGCAAGCGTACCTTTTGTGTGAAGTTAGACATTTGCTTGGCAAACTTCAATGAGGTTGTCAGTCTCTCCATTTAGATCAGTGACAGGCTTCTCATCTACCTACCTGAGGGCAAGCTCTTTGTCTGTACAAAGTTCTATCACCTCAGGTCCTGAATGAACATCAAAAGAAAGGTTTTTCAGGCTTCTTAGgctgttttctgtgctgcactACTCACGGTCTTTGTCCCTTATATCCACACTAAGTAAACTGGATTTATCTTCTGTAGTTTGTCAGAGTTTAATATGAAGGGTTCATTTTCTGATTTAGAAGAACCCCCTTCTTCAGTTAAGGTGCACAATTTCTTGCACAAAATGGTGTGCATGATGAAGATCTATACTGATTAAAGAGAAGTCCAGAAAAATTGGTGGGAGAGTAGTCCAGTGAGGATTCTTAAACACATTGTCAAGGAAATCTTGAGCTGCAAAATAATGGAAGTGGGAGAATGGTTATATATACTTGCTATGTTTTTATGCTCTTTACAAGCCTGCATTTTTTGGCAGTGACAGATGGAAGGCTAGCTGGATACTGTGGCCATTTTTGTGTTCTTACTGCACTTAACTCACTGccttattactttttttttaaatgagaaaggTGCCAAAGCTGTCCCATTATTATTAGTAATGGTCAGATTGTGGAGATTACTTGCCCTATGAATCTtttcaagaaatatttcctgGAGTGTCTAAAGGTTTGAGATAACAGTACGATATTTCATCTGAGTTTTTAGAAGTTTATTTTTGATGCTGGCTTATTTACCTGTTGGGCAAATCATGCAATAATTTATTCTGTGTATACAATTTATACCTTAGTAGGTATGATGGAGTCTTTAATCCTGTATAGCATCCAAAACTCTAACATAGAGACAAGTTACTTTTAAGCAGTGCTGTCCACAAATCAGCTACTACTATTTCACTAGTAAAAGGTGCATAAAATCATAAGgcttggaaataatttttttataaaaccaCTCATCTTCTGAAAAGGCAAGGGATAGCATGGACTGCAATGTTAGCAATAGGCACATAAAGTTCTACTGTACACTGCCTTTTCATCTGGCACTAAGATTAACCATAATCTTTTGAGGTTTATGCAAAGACATGTAAGTTCAAGGTGAGTAGTGAAGAGTGAAACGATGGTGATGGGGTAGGGAACACACCAATCTTCATCAGCTTTTGTGCTGAGAGCAATTGACCTCTGATCCTGAATATAGACAACTAGACTGTTCAGTGAGCCTTTTTGGTATTTTGTAGTATCTGAACAATCATGGACAGAAAAGTCTCAGCTGTGAATGATAGTTTGCAATGAATCCATCTAGCTACCTGTACTTTCTAGTGTCATGACATGGAACAAAGAACATGATTTTCCATgatgagtctttttttttcctttttttttttttacacaaattggtttaaaaaacccaaaaaactgaGAGGTTATATTTTGTGGTTGAAAAGCTACCAGCATAAAGACAATTTTGAAAAGCTCTTCACCCTTTTTTTCAGCTAGGAATGTGTATAGAGTAACCTATGTCTGTCTCTGGAACTCTGATTAGTTAAATCCAGTGTTCCAGTCATCACTTTTGTATCTCACTGTGGTCCAAGTTACTAGAGAGATTACCTCACTTCCTCTCCTTATGGTACGGCATGACAACTGCATGCCCTTTCATTAGTAAAAATACCAGCTGTGTGAGGCAGATACTGCTCATGCTGCTGAACAATTTAATTTGCCCAGTTGTCTCTCCAGAATAGAATAAAAGCAAACCTTTACgtcttgagaaaaaaatatatggtaGCCTCCCTCAACATAGGCTTCCACCTCCATCAGCTACAGAATAACTTCCCATCTACTACATAAAGCCCAGCTGTTGGTGACAAGACTGACAATGACCACAcacatttcttattttgaagGCATAATTTAGGGAGATAAGTTACCATCAGAAACTGGGAGCTATTCCTCTAAACAAATCTGTCAAATGCAGTGATAATTACTAGTGATTATTCACCAATTGCTAATGCGGTCTAGATTTAGACATTCCAAGATAGAGACAGCCTGGCAGTTTTTCAGATGGGTGTGTATTCAGGCTaaatttttatcttcttaaTAAGAAGATAAAGCAAAAAGGCTAGTATTCAGTAGCTGCCTAAGCTTCGTACAGTTTTAGATGTACTTTACAGGCATATAATTTTTCAACTTGGAAATAAATTAAGCTTTCAGAGGCAGAGGATGAAGTGTTTCCTAAAGcctgttaaaataaaagatgtCATATGAAAGATGAAATCCTTTTTCTGGTAGCAGAGATTTAACCTAcgtcaaaggaaaaaagagaggtttTACAATTCATTTGCACCCTGGAAGCTGTGGTACATGAGATTTATTGGAAGAAATCAGATCTTTTGTGAGACCAGATGGTACAGCTGGAAAAAGATTACAGGCTTTCAAGCACACAGAGCATTCATTAACTGATAACACCAATGTAGAATACCCACAGCTAACTACAGCACAATACCTCATGTGTGAGTAAATATATCtctgaaagctttttgaaaaagaCTGCATAATACCTCTGCAATCCTCTCTTCAGGGGATTTGGACACTCATATAACTTTTATAAATTGTGTTTCcaggactgaaaaaataagtatataCTGTGAGCCTGTAATGGCAGGTCATGTGAACCATTTGAAAACCGATCTTTTCTCCTTTGGGTATTATTACTGTTGCTGtgcactctttttttcctggaagagcTGATCTTCCTGTGTGACCAGATCAGCACTAGTGTCAGTGAAAGAAATGCATGAGGAGGAGCACTGCAGTTTTAGATCACTATTAGATGTCCAGAGCATAGCACATAATTCAAGGAAAATatcctctgctcccctcttttcactgatggaacAGGTAAGCTTTTTAGGTATGAGAGAAAATTTTGAATATTTATATGTTGGGCTGAAAAGTCACTTCAGTTTCTtacaaatggcatttttcaaGCTTATGTGATGCTTATATTTATGATATTTTCTACAGCTAATGCAATCTAAGTAGTATATATTAGTGTTGTGCCAACAAATCTGCATTCTGTTAAATGGACAGCTTCAGCTGATCTGAATTCTTTGAGAATTATTGTATATAAATGGACACATTAAACAGAACAATTTGAAGAGGAGCATGGTTGCAGATGGTTTGTGCCCTGACAGAATGATTCTGCTTTAGGTGACAAAAACTGTTCTGCCAGGCTGCATTTGTGTTGTCTCTTCTGTGTCTCCCAGGATGTCTGCTGTCTGCAATCCCAGTAGGAATATTCCCTCTGTACAGCAGCTGGCTGAACCTCTCTCTGTGTCCCGTGGGACTTCTCAACTGATGATGCTTTCCACATCCTTCTCTTAGCCATGAACCAGTCCAGCAGTATAGGGGCAGTGAACAACTGAAGCACCACCATCTGTTCAGCTGCTTCCCTGTACTCTCCTTCATTTCCTGTTATGGAAAAGAACAGCAGATGCCTCAGGTGATGGCTCCTTATTTTGTGCTGCCAGTGAGTGAAGTGATTCCTATGAAGTAAATGAAATGTTGCTGTCCTAGGGATTTATGGTATGGAAACACAGGTTTCAGTACTACTGCTGCTCCCTAGgagaaaatacttgttttggttactattattattactattattaatgCTATGGTTGACCAACCCAGGAAGAGACTGGGTGTAGAAGAAAACAGTCACTGTGTTTCTCCCCAGTTCCCGCTCCACTGCTTCCCCTGGGAGGAATCTGCAGCTATAAACCAAGGCTAATCTGGAGATAAGCCCATTGACCTTTGTAGGTTGGGCTATCTATACACAGACCTATTATAGACAGGCAGTATACCTATATTCTAGGTAGCTATATGGTCTTGGTTATGCAAATATCTATGACAGTACCTACCCTAATGACAGCATGCAAATGCAATCTAGGCTTCTTATGCCATCTTATAGGATGACAGTGGCATGGGAAGACCAGGTATGCAGCACATGGTTGTCATCAGTATGTACCAGGGCAGGCCATAGAACTAGTTACTCCAGACTAGTTT encodes the following:
- the LOC139789851 gene encoding uncharacterized protein gives rise to the protein MPRPSSRRPCNHLHRTRCSEAASRSFVRPPQLPERCPGHPNRHCPAAVRAACSPPPPCCREGEAPAVLLGWPGSLSEGSSGSTASSRTAQRVCRQATPGNEGEYREAAEQMVVLQLFTAPILLDWFMAKRRMWKASSVEKSHGTQREVQPAAVQREYSYWDCRQQTSWETQKRQHKCSLAEQFLSPKAESFCQGTNHLQPCSSSNCSV